In the Nitrospinota bacterium genome, AAGTTGGCTTGCCTCCACCAGACCATCAAGAGAGGCAATTGCCAGAAAAAGTTTATATCCAGATTCAGAGATTTCATCACGGATATATAGACCGTCCGGAGAAAGATTGGGCTGCAAGTCTTCTTTAACACGTGTTCTTAAAACATCAATAAGGTTTACACGATCTATTCTGGTGGAATTATCATCTTCCCAATTCTGCCATGCATCTTCAATTTCCTTACGCAAAGTAAACAGAAATACCGAGTCCTCGTTTGAGTAATTATCCAATGGGTCATACCAAAAGAACTTCAATCTGTTTATGCGGTATAAGATCCGTTGCAAAAACAAGTGCGCCTGGGAACAACCTTCGTTTTCAGTGAATGCATCTGAAAAAAGAGCTTTTACTTTAAACTTTAAGTTTTCAGCCCTATTCGGGTTTTGGGAAAAATACAGATCCAGATTACCTAACTCCAATAAATCTACAAATTCATCCTCCAATTCCTGATGTGAATATTCAAGGGTTACAAATTCTTCTTGAGAATAAAGTCTCATAGGGTTGAAAATACAAGGTTAGAGTTAGGTTTTGTTTGTGCCATAACGAAAAACCAATTCACACCTTAGCCATGGCAAGAGTCGAACCACAGTGATTTCTTAAGCAATAAAAAAGATGTAAAAGGGTATAGAGATAAGTAATATAACAAACACACATAACAAGGTCAAACGCACCAGACAATGTGAAGGAGAAATCTTAATTGTTTGAAACAAAAATTCTAAGTTCCGCGCCAGATACATTTTCCCCTGAGCAACAGTTTGCTGCCACGGTAGATAAAGGCTTATCACTGGATAACAAGTGTCTGCCATCATGGTTGATTTTTGATGAAACAGGAAGTGCAATTTTTAAAAAAATAACAGAGCTCGCAGGCTACCTTCCTGCCGCTTGTGAGTTTGAAATTATAAACAATCATAAAACTAATATCGCGAAACTTATACATAATGATTGTTTCAACCTGATTGAACTGGGCTCTGGAGACGGATGCAAAACCCAAATTCTCATTGAGCATTTTTTACTAAGCAAACTAAACTTTCACTACTTTCCTATAGACATTTCTAAAGGTGCCATCAACAACCTTGTTCACATTCTAAAAAAGAAACACGCCAACTCAAATCTGAAGGTTACTGGACTAGCCGGTGATTATTTCGAAGGATTAAGATCTATCACGAAAAGCGAATCAAATCAAAACCTGATCCTGTTTCTGGGAGTTACCTTAAACAATATGGATCCACACAATTCACGTTCATTTCTCAACAACTTGAAAAAATCAATGGGGCAAAAAGATTTTTTACTAATCGGGTTTGATCTTATGAAAGACCCCAAAATACTATACTCTGCCTACAATAATGAGTTGTTTGAAGAGTTTAATCTACACATGCTGGACCGCATCAATCAGCGACTTAAGGCAAACTTCAATAAAGACCACTTTGTGCAACAAGGGCAATACAATCCAATAACACGTACAGTTGAAAGCTACCTATACAGCACACGAAATCAAAATGTTTATATTAAAGAGTTAGATAAAGAATTTCATTTTAGAGCCTGGGAGGCGATGAAAACCGAGCAGTCTCTTAAATACACACTTGAGGAAGTGGAAAGTCTGGCTCTTGAAAATGGATTTGAAGTTGTTGAGAACTTATTTGACGTTAAAAAATACTTTGTGGATTCTATTTGGAGGATTGCTCGCTAGACAGGAGTTTAATTCAAGCAGCTAACCGCTTTACAACATTCAATCGCAGACAAGTACGGGCCTTATTATTTTCTTTCGAGAAACAAATCTCGTAAGATCCTAATTTTGAAAAAGCAATGTCAAAGGATTGTCCTGGCAAAAACTTTGAAACAGAAACTATCTCTTTGAGAAAGGGTGGTTTAGTTACTGTCAAATCATATAAATTTGTTTGAAAGGTATTGCGCACTGCTATATTAGAGTTTTGATAAATCTTCATAGGCACTTGCCTCGATAGCTCTAGTGATATCGCTTGGGGTTTTGCCTGTCCTAAGCTCACAAAAACTCCAAATGTTAGCAACAAACAAAAAATAGTGGTGCGCATAACTTACCTCTCGCATAAAAATAAAGTTGATCAAGAGTATAGCGGTAAGTAGCAGACACCCAATATCGGCAAAAAACCCTTTAAATAATAGGCGATAACTTATTATATTATAAGTGTTTCGCCTATATAAAATAACTTTCAACTTACTCTACATGTTACATTTTATGAAATCACAACCTAAATACATTGGAGAACTGTCGTTAATTATTTTTTTTTCTTTGTTAATTATGGCTACACCCATCTTTGCCCAAGAAAGTAACACCACGCAGAAGCAATCGATCTCTCCTTCCACCGGCATGAAATTCATTCAAATTCATAGCGGTTGCTTCAGTATGGGTACTGAAGATGGTTTCCGTTTTCAATCTCCCGTTCATAAGGTATGTGTGGATGAGTTTTATTTAGGTATATTTGAAGTCACGCAGGCCCAATGGATGAAATTCATGCCAAATAATTATTCAAAATTTTCTGGAGACTCTCGACCTGTAGAGAGAGTCTCATGGAATGATGCCAAAAGTTTTATCAAAGAACTAAACAAAGCTGAAAATACCAACAAATACCGCCTGCCAACTGAAGCAGAATGGGAATATGCGGCAAGAGGCGGAACCAAATCTCAATTTTACTGGGGGGATAAAATTGATAATAGTTATGTGTGGTATTTTGGAACCTCTAATTATAAAACTCACCCGGTGGGGTTGAAAAAACCAAACCCTTTTGGACTCTATGATATGTTGGGGAATGTGTGGGAATGGGTTGAGGACTGGTTTTCCAAAGATTATTTTCAACACAGCCCAGTTCAAAATCCAAAAGGCCCTGAAACTGGACGCTTAAAAGTCAAGCGAGGAGGATCGCAGGCAAACCTGATCAGTCATATAAAGTCACATACCCGATATCGTGCTTTACCAGATCATCGACATCATATTAATGGGTTTAGAGTTGCTTATACACACAATAAAAATTAAATATAGAAAGTTCAGCAAAAACAAGACCTATACTGTTAAAGAGAAAACCTCTTAATTCATTGAGACTGAATACTCGACAAAAAAGATAATAAAAGTCTATTCTTTATCCTTAGGAGGGTTCAACTTTTTCAGTTCGTGTTTCTCAATCAAACCATCTAATCTCATATTGAATGCCTTAGACTGAGTAAGTTCCCTGCCCCACTCACTGCCTATGACACCCGCTTCCCGGCTGATCAGAGGCATCTTTTTTTTCCAGTCATTCCAGAAAGGTGTCTCGAACATGGTGATAAGCTTTTTTATCGTATCGTGGGACATATGTTTGTCATAAACCGGTATCACCCGTTGCACCAGATCATCCATTTCCTTTTTTCCAATCAATTGATTGAATTCCCCCCAAAAAGCCTCAGGAACATTGGGGAATGTTCCAGTCACCATTAATGATACAGAGTTCATGAGGGTGTCCTGCATATAAGTCAACTGATCAAGAATTCCGGACACCTTAAGCAATTTTTCAATGTCTCTCTCTTTTTCATTTTTAGCAAAAGATGGATTGGTATTCACGCACAGCAGAAAAACTAAAATCACTATTATTGACTTTCTCTTTTTTAAGAATTCCATACACCCCTCAAATATTGATTAAAAAATTTCCTTATTTGCACTTGTATAATTAAGATATTTCGGTAAGCAAAACCTAAATTAAGCAGTTCATATTCTTTGGCTCTAAAATTTTTATTTTGAATTAGAATAACCACCCAATATTTATCCTTTTAAAAAACATATAACTAGCAGGAAAAAAGATATTTTTTTGCATATTTAAATTGATCCCCAACAAATTTTCTCAACCTATATGCACAGCAAATAAATTATTACGCTTCAGGATCGATTCTTATTTAATAAGGGTTTTGTTAAAACCATTCCCAGATATTATCTAGCTTATTAAAAAAAGATTTTAACAATCAGACTATCATGGACTTTAATAACTAACATCATAGTTTATGAAGATTAACCCCTTGACGAAACATATCTCTGCAATTAGCCTAGAACTCATATACTCTTTATATCTTTTAATTTTTTTATGAACACCGAAAAATCTAAAGCAGAAAACTCAAAAAAAAGCCTGCGAAATAAAGACTTTACGGGAGCTGATTTAAAAAAAGCAGATCTAAGTACTGGGGTTCTTATCGAAGCTTGCTTAAAAAATTCGGACCTATGCGAAGCTGACCTCTGTGAAGCCGATTTCAGCTCCGCAAACTTTGAGGGAGCTCATATGCATAGAACTCTTCTTTACCGTTCTCGCGGTCTGAATGCGAACTTTATGAATACTATACTGACTCAGGCTAATTTGGTCGAAGCAAATTTAAGTTCGGCCAACTTTTCCCATGCCAACCTACGTGAGTCAGATATTGAAGGTGCAGATTTAAAAAATGCACAATTTATAAATGCCAATCTCAGTGATACAAATATGACAGGAGTTTTTCTATCCAACGCCAATCTTTCGGGTGCCAATTTCACAAATTCGGATCTAATTGCCGCAGACCTGTCCGGATCCAATCTTACTGATGTTAATTTTGAAAACGCTTATCTAAATCATGCTGACATTTCAGGAGCAAACCTCACAAATGCAAAAAATC is a window encoding:
- a CDS encoding iron-containing redox enzyme family protein, with amino-acid sequence MRLYSQEEFVTLEYSHQELEDEFVDLLELGNLDLYFSQNPNRAENLKFKVKALFSDAFTENEGCSQAHLFLQRILYRINRLKFFWYDPLDNYSNEDSVFLFTLRKEIEDAWQNWEDDNSTRIDRVNLIDVLRTRVKEDLQPNLSPDGLYIRDEISESGYKLFLAIASLDGLVEASQLSRMLGGVGNEVQTMLARILWEEYGSGKLSRKHSTHFATMLEECDMDSRPEIYFDCVPWEVLANINHSFFLSERKKNFLRYIGGLLYTEVSVPAAFQNIKMAGHRLNLGDKRTSYWDLHIREDIRHGQWMLEDVALPLIEKYPENGWDMVKGYDQQKYISSRATSSIVESIRHFEIS
- a CDS encoding L-histidine N(alpha)-methyltransferase produces the protein MFETKILSSAPDTFSPEQQFAATVDKGLSLDNKCLPSWLIFDETGSAIFKKITELAGYLPAACEFEIINNHKTNIAKLIHNDCFNLIELGSGDGCKTQILIEHFLLSKLNFHYFPIDISKGAINNLVHILKKKHANSNLKVTGLAGDYFEGLRSITKSESNQNLILFLGVTLNNMDPHNSRSFLNNLKKSMGQKDFLLIGFDLMKDPKILYSAYNNELFEEFNLHMLDRINQRLKANFNKDHFVQQGQYNPITRTVESYLYSTRNQNVYIKELDKEFHFRAWEAMKTEQSLKYTLEEVESLALENGFEVVENLFDVKKYFVDSIWRIAR
- a CDS encoding formylglycine-generating enzyme family protein, producing the protein MLHFMKSQPKYIGELSLIIFFSLLIMATPIFAQESNTTQKQSISPSTGMKFIQIHSGCFSMGTEDGFRFQSPVHKVCVDEFYLGIFEVTQAQWMKFMPNNYSKFSGDSRPVERVSWNDAKSFIKELNKAENTNKYRLPTEAEWEYAARGGTKSQFYWGDKIDNSYVWYFGTSNYKTHPVGLKKPNPFGLYDMLGNVWEWVEDWFSKDYFQHSPVQNPKGPETGRLKVKRGGSQANLISHIKSHTRYRALPDHRHHINGFRVAYTHNKN
- a CDS encoding DUF2059 domain-containing protein, producing the protein MEFLKKRKSIIVILVFLLCVNTNPSFAKNEKERDIEKLLKVSGILDQLTYMQDTLMNSVSLMVTGTFPNVPEAFWGEFNQLIGKKEMDDLVQRVIPVYDKHMSHDTIKKLITMFETPFWNDWKKKMPLISREAGVIGSEWGRELTQSKAFNMRLDGLIEKHELKKLNPPKDKE
- a CDS encoding pentapeptide repeat-containing protein, whose translation is MNTEKSKAENSKKSLRNKDFTGADLKKADLSTGVLIEACLKNSDLCEADLCEADFSSANFEGAHMHRTLLYRSRGLNANFMNTILTQANLVEANLSSANFSHANLRESDIEGADLKNAQFINANLSDTNMTGVFLSNANLSGANFTNSDLIAADLSGSNLTDVNFENAYLNHADISGANLTNAKNLTQDQIETTFLSQDTVLPIPIIWISDTEYKFG